From Virgibacillus ihumii, the proteins below share one genomic window:
- a CDS encoding DUF6612 family protein, with translation MKLEQLQKQSQSKSPSKTLNQFKNILNQFSGNEKSDKFITMKKEDGMYVITMDLNETASQKVLEQGMKQIKNSMSSLKQLGIAKFLNNMKIKHLKQTFYIDQETFEQQKMEQQMKMEMPMNKIKMTIDQDMTMEVTGKVDKAITIPQKIKKNAKTISMEQLQKMQEQQKKQSK, from the coding sequence ATGAAACTGGAACAACTTCAAAAACAAAGTCAGAGCAAAAGTCCTTCAAAAACACTGAATCAATTCAAAAATATTTTGAACCAGTTTTCCGGTAACGAAAAGTCCGATAAATTCATTACGATGAAAAAAGAGGATGGCATGTATGTTATCACCATGGATTTAAATGAGACGGCTTCACAGAAGGTACTTGAACAGGGAATGAAACAAATTAAAAATTCAATGAGTTCTCTAAAACAATTGGGTATTGCGAAATTTTTAAATAACATGAAGATTAAACATCTGAAACAAACTTTTTACATTGATCAGGAAACATTTGAACAGCAAAAAATGGAGCAACAAATGAAAATGGAAATGCCGATGAACAAAATCAAAATGACCATTGATCAGGATATGACAATGGAAGTCACCGGAAAAGTTGATAAGGCTATTACTATCCCTCAAAAAATCAAGAAGAATGCTAAGACAATATCAATGGAGCAGCTCCAAAAAATGCAGGAACAGCAGAAAAAACAGTCCAAATAA
- a CDS encoding IDEAL domain-containing protein: MVTVKMLKPYYIKADNDFIRVILAYQYFSVLIDEQVYQFVPTEAKEIRINRKTQKVENMGARFAFQKGKDIVYLTMSELISLPDFLLQLETIAQPYYFKGEENTNNHNNETAVTIRKLEKMNLQRLIDKSLDERDEELFHSLTKLL, translated from the coding sequence ATGGTTACTGTAAAGATGTTAAAACCCTACTATATAAAAGCTGATAATGATTTTATCCGGGTGATTCTGGCCTACCAGTATTTTTCAGTGTTAATTGATGAGCAGGTTTATCAATTTGTTCCGACTGAAGCAAAGGAAATAAGAATTAATCGTAAAACACAAAAAGTGGAAAATATGGGGGCAAGATTTGCTTTTCAAAAAGGTAAAGACATCGTTTACCTGACTATGTCTGAGTTAATTTCCCTTCCGGATTTTCTGCTCCAGTTGGAAACTATTGCCCAACCGTATTACTTTAAAGGAGAAGAAAATACAAATAATCATAATAATGAAACCGCTGTCACAATTCGTAAGCTGGAGAAAATGAACCTGCAGAGGCTCATTGATAAATCACTCGATGAACGAGATGAGGAGCTATTTCATTCACTGACAAAATTGCTTTAA
- a CDS encoding penicillin-binding transpeptidase domain-containing protein, whose amino-acid sequence MKKLILLLPVLLLLLISACSEDETTPQERFDKYVSHWNQQEFSKMYEMSSEKSTKKYPTGDYVKRYKDIYKDLEINNVKISYKKPSEKQTEKAMEKGKATIPFTVKMDSIAGPIKFDYKATLVKEGEEDKENWYVNWNPGFIFPAIKNGGKIGLETEEPRRGEILDRNRMPLAINDVVYEIGIIPGKLGANAKQQKQQIADLLNISVESINNSLNADWVKSGMFVPVKKVPTSNESVLNQLFELSSVVKRDVTGRVYPYGKATAHLIGYVGKITAEELEKLDSDVYSPNDMIGKRGLEQRFDKRLKGEEGVKITVTKESGETTVIAEKPVQDGENIVTTIDAELQQRIFQSYEGKAGTAAAIDPKTGETLALVSSPAFNPNDFLYGISQSKLDELQNDPQKPLINRFAATFTPGSVIKPVTAAIGLNNGTIKPGEGVKINGLTWSGGAGWGDYEVTRVSTSSQPVDVTNALIRSDNIYFAMKAVEMGAEKYVNGMKQFGFGKKLPFKYPIQSSTVSSSGSINDEVLLANSSYGQGELQVSALHLAMTYTPILNKGKMIKPTLLLDAKDGQAWKKNLISKKQANLLQDALRKVVSSPKGTANGAQRADLPIAGKTGTAELKKSLDVESGPENGWFVGYPSKSKDILISMMVEHTEDNGGSSYVVDKVTNILMDVKQ is encoded by the coding sequence ATGAAAAAATTAATTCTGTTGCTGCCTGTATTATTGTTACTTCTCATTTCCGCATGTTCGGAAGATGAAACTACCCCGCAGGAACGATTTGATAAATATGTAAGCCATTGGAACCAGCAGGAATTCAGTAAAATGTACGAGATGTCATCGGAAAAATCCACTAAAAAATACCCGACCGGGGATTATGTGAAACGATACAAAGATATTTACAAGGATTTGGAAATCAACAACGTGAAAATTTCCTATAAGAAACCTTCGGAGAAACAAACGGAAAAAGCGATGGAAAAAGGTAAAGCTACTATTCCCTTTACAGTAAAAATGGACAGCATTGCAGGTCCCATTAAATTTGATTACAAAGCAACTTTAGTTAAAGAAGGTGAAGAGGATAAGGAAAACTGGTATGTTAACTGGAATCCCGGTTTTATTTTTCCGGCAATTAAAAACGGCGGAAAAATCGGATTGGAAACCGAAGAACCCCGGCGTGGAGAAATCCTTGACCGTAACCGGATGCCTCTTGCCATTAATGATGTTGTTTACGAGATTGGTATTATTCCCGGTAAACTCGGAGCGAACGCTAAACAGCAAAAACAACAAATAGCTGACCTGCTCAACATATCAGTTGAATCAATCAACAACAGCCTGAATGCAGACTGGGTAAAATCAGGCATGTTCGTACCGGTTAAAAAAGTTCCGACATCCAATGAAAGCGTACTGAACCAACTTTTTGAACTAAGCTCTGTCGTTAAACGGGATGTAACAGGAAGAGTATATCCATATGGAAAAGCGACTGCACATCTTATCGGATATGTCGGAAAAATCACAGCAGAAGAACTGGAGAAACTTGACTCAGATGTATACAGCCCAAATGATATGATCGGAAAACGCGGACTTGAGCAGCGCTTTGATAAGCGACTGAAAGGTGAAGAAGGTGTAAAGATAACCGTTACAAAAGAAAGTGGCGAAACAACGGTAATTGCCGAAAAGCCTGTCCAAGACGGGGAAAATATTGTAACAACAATTGATGCAGAACTGCAGCAGCGAATTTTCCAAAGTTACGAGGGGAAAGCTGGAACTGCCGCTGCAATAGACCCAAAAACCGGTGAAACACTGGCATTGGTCAGCAGTCCAGCTTTTAATCCGAATGATTTTTTATACGGCATTTCCCAATCCAAGTTGGATGAATTGCAAAATGATCCGCAAAAACCATTAATCAATCGGTTTGCAGCAACATTTACACCTGGATCTGTTATTAAACCAGTAACTGCGGCAATCGGTTTAAATAATGGAACTATCAAGCCTGGTGAAGGTGTTAAAATCAATGGTCTTACATGGAGCGGAGGCGCGGGCTGGGGAGACTATGAAGTTACGCGTGTATCCACGTCAAGCCAGCCCGTTGACGTTACCAACGCCCTGATTCGCTCCGACAACATTTATTTTGCCATGAAGGCAGTTGAAATGGGCGCTGAAAAATATGTGAACGGCATGAAACAATTTGGCTTTGGGAAGAAACTTCCGTTTAAATATCCAATCCAGTCGTCAACTGTTTCCTCGAGCGGCAGCATAAATGATGAAGTACTGCTTGCTAATTCGAGCTACGGACAAGGTGAATTGCAGGTAAGCGCACTGCATTTGGCAATGACCTATACACCGATTCTGAACAAAGGAAAAATGATCAAACCTACCCTTCTGCTTGATGCCAAGGATGGTCAGGCTTGGAAAAAGAATTTGATCTCTAAGAAGCAGGCAAACCTCCTGCAGGATGCATTGCGTAAAGTTGTTTCTTCGCCGAAAGGAACAGCAAATGGGGCCCAGCGTGCTGACTTACCGATCGCTGGCAAAACTGGTACCGCTGAGTTGAAAAAATCACTTGATGTGGAATCAGGTCCGGAAAACGGTTGGTTTGTCGGGTATCCATCGAAATCCAAAGACATTCTGATTTCCATGATGGTTGAGCATACCGAAGATAATGGCGGCAGCAGCTATGTAGTAGATAAGGTCACAAATATATTAATGGATGTAAAACAATAA
- a CDS encoding ABC transporter permease — protein sequence MTTFWNVLQVNTMLEYLELKRYKANTISLLLTFYIIFVGMMFGIHIIGDPAQASTNTQYIIVNYIFWYLGMMTLQSIGWTISDEAMKGTLEQLFMSPVKPWKILLARLFGSVFNHFVLVIFLLFLSMATAGEWLNLNPLAIIPILVLTLASMIGTSFVVAGMALIFKQINAFLQILQFIVAGLTFVPLSVAPYLVVAPFVKGVDMTRMVMIKGYTLSDFTIGDYAWLIGNAVIYGIIGVTVYIACERHAMKKGLLGQY from the coding sequence ATGACCACATTTTGGAATGTATTACAGGTGAATACGATGTTGGAATATCTTGAATTGAAACGGTATAAAGCTAACACCATCAGTTTGCTGCTTACGTTTTATATTATTTTTGTTGGAATGATGTTCGGGATTCACATAATTGGTGATCCCGCCCAGGCAAGTACCAATACACAATATATCATTGTAAACTACATTTTCTGGTACTTAGGCATGATGACACTGCAGTCGATTGGCTGGACCATTTCGGATGAGGCAATGAAAGGGACACTGGAGCAATTGTTCATGTCACCAGTTAAACCATGGAAGATTTTACTTGCCAGATTGTTTGGATCAGTGTTTAATCACTTTGTTCTTGTTATCTTTCTATTGTTTCTTTCGATGGCAACAGCAGGGGAATGGCTTAACTTGAATCCGTTGGCAATTATCCCTATTCTGGTGTTGACTCTCGCCAGCATGATTGGAACAAGTTTTGTCGTGGCAGGCATGGCGCTTATTTTCAAGCAAATCAATGCATTTTTGCAAATCCTGCAATTTATCGTAGCCGGATTGACGTTTGTGCCACTATCTGTTGCACCGTACCTGGTGGTCGCCCCCTTTGTAAAAGGAGTCGACATGACACGGATGGTTATGATTAAAGGCTACACATTGTCGGACTTTACAATCGGGGATTACGCTTGGCTGATCGGAAACGCTGTAATTTACGGCATTATTGGTGTAACGGTATACATTGCTTGTGAACGGCACGCAATGAAAAAGGGGCTGTTGGGTCAATATTAA
- a CDS encoding OPT family oligopeptide transporter: MSKENPDNGFKPYIPASKNPPEFTIISMIVGAFLAIIFGAANAYLGLIVGMTVSASIPAAVISMAILRIIMKRTSILENNIVQTITSSGEALAAGIIFTLPALFIWQLEPSLTTIAIIALAGGILGVVLMIPLRRALIVQEHETLPYPEGTACAEVLHAGEEGGKGAKLVFGGLGIGAAFKFLTDAVKAFPTSVEWEIYKFKNAAIGMDVMPALLAVGYIIGPRIAGIMFAGGVLGWLGIIPLISYIGEFATTPIYPGEVPIGEMGYHDIWNNYLRYIGAGAVAFGGIVGLLKTLPTIISSFSGSIRGFSSAGDTADLRTDKDIPYTLIVVLMVVFMGILMFYPTINLGIIGALLLFIFGFFFVTVSSRIVGIVGSSSNPVSGMTIGALIFISLILVAIGHTGEAGMITAITIGSVVCIAAAISGDTSQDLKTGYIVGATPKWQQVAQLYGVLITSIVIGFVLILLDNAYGFGSAELPAPQAVLMSMVVEGIMEGNLPWNLIFIGAAAAATVELFGIGSLPFAVGLYLPIHLTSPIMVGGIVQGIIKRITKSKEEFKAKNERGILMASGYIAGEALMGVFVAIAVTAGITMPTDAFFGPIVSLIAFALVTWYLFRTANKKIMK; encoded by the coding sequence GTGTCAAAGGAAAATCCGGATAACGGGTTTAAACCGTATATTCCGGCCTCCAAGAACCCGCCTGAATTTACAATTATCTCCATGATTGTTGGTGCATTTCTGGCCATTATATTTGGCGCTGCCAATGCTTATTTGGGGTTAATTGTAGGTATGACAGTTTCTGCATCGATTCCGGCTGCCGTTATTTCGATGGCGATACTGCGAATTATTATGAAACGTACATCGATATTAGAGAACAACATCGTTCAAACAATTACGTCAAGTGGTGAAGCACTGGCTGCCGGTATTATTTTTACGTTGCCAGCATTATTTATCTGGCAATTGGAACCAAGTTTGACCACTATTGCCATTATTGCGCTGGCCGGTGGTATTCTTGGCGTTGTTCTAATGATTCCGCTTCGCCGCGCGTTAATTGTTCAGGAACATGAAACATTGCCATATCCGGAAGGTACCGCTTGTGCTGAAGTTTTGCATGCTGGAGAAGAAGGCGGGAAAGGTGCAAAGCTGGTATTTGGCGGCCTTGGAATTGGTGCAGCATTCAAATTTTTAACGGATGCTGTAAAAGCGTTTCCGACGTCTGTGGAATGGGAAATTTATAAATTTAAAAATGCGGCGATTGGTATGGATGTAATGCCTGCATTGCTTGCGGTCGGATATATAATTGGCCCGCGTATTGCAGGAATCATGTTTGCTGGCGGTGTGCTGGGCTGGCTGGGGATAATTCCGTTGATCAGCTATATCGGAGAATTTGCCACGACACCAATTTATCCCGGTGAAGTTCCGATAGGTGAAATGGGCTATCATGACATTTGGAATAATTACTTACGTTATATCGGAGCCGGTGCCGTTGCGTTCGGGGGAATAGTGGGGCTGCTGAAAACGCTGCCGACCATTATTTCATCGTTTAGCGGGTCCATACGAGGATTTTCTTCTGCTGGTGATACAGCTGACCTGCGAACCGATAAGGATATTCCATATACATTAATTGTGGTGTTAATGGTTGTGTTTATGGGTATTCTGATGTTTTATCCTACGATAAATCTGGGGATTATTGGTGCCCTTCTGCTATTCATTTTTGGTTTCTTCTTTGTAACCGTGTCATCCAGAATTGTCGGTATCGTCGGAAGTTCATCAAACCCTGTATCCGGTATGACAATCGGAGCGCTGATTTTTATATCGCTTATTCTTGTTGCTATCGGGCATACAGGTGAGGCTGGAATGATAACAGCTATCACAATAGGCTCCGTTGTTTGTATCGCAGCTGCCATTTCAGGTGATACGTCACAGGACCTAAAAACAGGTTATATTGTTGGTGCTACCCCAAAATGGCAGCAGGTTGCCCAACTATATGGCGTTCTAATTACCAGTATTGTCATCGGATTCGTTTTGATTCTACTTGATAATGCATATGGTTTCGGGTCTGCTGAGCTGCCCGCACCGCAAGCAGTTCTGATGTCAATGGTAGTCGAAGGTATCATGGAAGGAAATCTTCCATGGAATCTGATCTTCATTGGAGCCGCTGCCGCTGCGACGGTTGAATTATTTGGAATTGGTTCATTGCCGTTCGCAGTTGGCTTATATTTACCGATCCATTTGACTTCCCCAATTATGGTGGGGGGAATTGTACAAGGCATAATCAAAAGAATTACGAAAAGTAAAGAGGAATTTAAAGCGAAAAATGAAAGAGGAATACTGATGGCATCCGGTTATATTGCTGGTGAAGCATTGATGGGCGTGTTTGTCGCAATTGCTGTTACCGCAGGAATTACCATGCCGACAGATGCATTCTTTGGGCCAATAGTATCATTGATTGCTTTTGCATTGGTTACCTGGTATCTATTCCGGACAGCTAATAAAAAAATAATGAAATAA
- a CDS encoding DUF779 domain-containing protein: MVERVTATDEALQLINTLIETHGPLMFHQSGGCCDGSSPMCYPRGEFRVGESDVLLGEIGETPFYMSKDQYEYWKHTQLIIDAVDGRGGMFSLEGPEGKRFLTRSRVFTEKERAELV, translated from the coding sequence ATGGTTGAACGTGTAACAGCTACGGATGAAGCACTTCAACTAATCAACACGTTAATTGAAACACACGGACCGCTGATGTTCCATCAATCAGGCGGATGCTGTGACGGCAGCTCACCAATGTGTTATCCGCGAGGTGAATTTCGTGTTGGCGAATCAGATGTGCTTCTCGGAGAAATCGGCGAAACACCTTTCTATATGTCCAAAGATCAATATGAATATTGGAAACATACTCAGCTGATTATTGATGCTGTTGACGGCCGCGGCGGGATGTTTTCGCTGGAGGGACCCGAGGGAAAGCGGTTTCTAACCAGATCCAGGGTGTTTACCGAGAAAGAACGAGCGGAACTAGTATAA
- a CDS encoding ABC transporter ATP-binding protein — MTMEDIIKIDSVMKKYKKRKAKEEFVAVKGVSFRVGKGEIVGLLGPNGAGKTTTIKMICGLLVPDEGSVTINGFDSIKNRNKALRHISAVLEGNRNLYWRMTVLENLQYFAGNRGVPKKEIKSRVEELLTLFQLQSKKHELVNNLSRGMQQKLAICVAMLADTDVILLDEPTLGLDVETGYEVRGLLRKIASEQGKTIIISTHDMPVVQDLCERTIIINAGRVIADERVDQLLRLFETSAYQVHLKDELTDEQLEMLKVQFPIHTLDGSKLEVSFEQEHEIYSLMDILNKNKTSIEAISRTEINFEQVFMKLVKEEAAS; from the coding sequence ATGACAATGGAAGATATTATTAAAATTGACAGTGTAATGAAAAAGTATAAAAAACGAAAAGCAAAGGAAGAGTTTGTTGCCGTAAAAGGTGTTTCATTCAGAGTTGGAAAAGGTGAGATTGTAGGGCTGCTTGGACCAAATGGTGCCGGGAAGACGACAACAATCAAAATGATTTGCGGGCTCCTTGTACCAGACGAAGGATCTGTCACGATTAACGGATTTGACAGCATTAAAAACCGTAATAAAGCACTTAGGCATATCAGTGCTGTGCTGGAAGGTAACCGGAATCTATACTGGCGCATGACAGTCCTGGAAAATCTCCAATATTTTGCCGGTAATAGGGGAGTTCCCAAAAAAGAAATCAAATCACGTGTCGAGGAACTGCTGACACTATTTCAGTTGCAATCGAAAAAGCATGAACTTGTCAATAATTTATCTCGCGGTATGCAGCAAAAGCTGGCAATCTGTGTGGCAATGCTGGCAGATACAGACGTTATTCTTCTTGATGAACCGACATTGGGACTTGATGTGGAAACAGGTTATGAGGTAAGAGGCCTGTTGCGGAAAATTGCCAGCGAACAGGGAAAGACAATTATTATCAGCACTCATGACATGCCGGTTGTACAGGATTTATGTGAACGTACAATTATCATAAACGCCGGCAGGGTAATTGCCGATGAACGTGTGGATCAATTACTCCGTTTGTTCGAAACAAGCGCATACCAAGTACACCTGAAAGACGAACTGACAGATGAACAATTGGAAATGCTGAAGGTACAGTTCCCAATACATACCCTGGATGGGTCGAAATTGGAAGTGAGTTTTGAGCAGGAGCATGAGATCTATAGTTTGATGGACATTTTAAACAAAAATAAGACGTCCATTGAAGCGATAAGTCGCACGGAAATCAATTTTGAGCAGGTCTTTATGAAACTGGTAAAAGAGGAGGCAGCATCATGA
- a CDS encoding anti-repressor SinI family protein — MQNTVKQVSMDDEWLQLIKSAKTLGLTVDEIRTFLAEMQRKD, encoded by the coding sequence ATGCAAAATACAGTGAAACAAGTTTCTATGGATGATGAGTGGCTGCAGTTAATAAAATCGGCAAAAACCCTGGGGTTGACGGTGGATGAAATAAGGACGTTCCTTGCAGAAATGCAGCGGAAGGACTAA